The following are encoded together in the Halopiger aswanensis genome:
- a CDS encoding MFS transporter, with protein sequence MARSQSDSQSHSGSRSSWRTVSLVTLWQVAASICYYTVFAATALFREEFGLSRFSVGFVVTALTLGYATFLLPVGALIDRYGERRTLVIGLLGLSSGAALVAGAPSYALLLAAAFVLGSLYATAIPGTNKAIYDNVAAGRQNLAMGIKQVGVTAGSGISSLLVTGLAGLFFWQAGFLVAAGVGLVVVALFAALYPGSDDAGRADYPDFRALSRNRPYRVLVAAGFFLGAALFTTTGYTVLFVAEEIGTSVAFGGVVLALVQLTGSGGRIVTGWLSDALPGEPRVRIGAILIVQALSSAALFVAVAATATPLSATIVFAALGFFVLGNTGVYYSCMATLVGADEMGGATAGGQLALVAGSILAPPAFGYLADTVGYRASWWLLAAGCLAAAGLLAYAIRLEPPIDEPAMVE encoded by the coding sequence ATGGCACGGTCGCAATCGGACTCGCAGTCCCACTCCGGGTCGCGGTCCTCCTGGCGGACCGTCTCGCTCGTCACGCTCTGGCAGGTCGCCGCCAGCATCTGTTACTACACCGTCTTCGCCGCGACCGCGCTCTTCCGCGAGGAGTTCGGCCTCTCGAGGTTCTCCGTCGGGTTCGTCGTGACCGCGCTGACGCTCGGCTACGCGACCTTCCTGCTGCCGGTCGGCGCGCTGATCGATCGCTACGGCGAGCGCCGGACGCTCGTGATCGGCCTGTTGGGACTCTCGAGCGGCGCCGCTCTGGTTGCCGGCGCGCCATCGTACGCGCTCTTGCTCGCCGCCGCGTTCGTCCTCGGCTCGCTGTACGCGACGGCGATTCCGGGCACGAACAAGGCGATCTACGACAACGTCGCGGCCGGTCGCCAGAACCTCGCGATGGGGATCAAGCAGGTCGGCGTCACCGCCGGCAGCGGGATCAGTTCGCTGCTCGTAACGGGGCTGGCCGGCCTGTTCTTCTGGCAGGCCGGCTTTCTGGTCGCGGCCGGCGTCGGGCTGGTCGTCGTCGCGCTTTTCGCCGCCCTATACCCGGGTTCGGACGACGCCGGCCGGGCGGACTACCCCGACTTCCGCGCGCTGTCCCGGAATCGCCCGTACCGGGTTCTCGTCGCCGCCGGCTTCTTCCTCGGGGCCGCGCTGTTCACGACGACCGGCTACACCGTGTTGTTCGTCGCGGAGGAGATCGGCACCTCGGTCGCGTTCGGCGGCGTCGTCCTCGCGCTGGTCCAACTGACCGGCAGCGGCGGCCGCATCGTCACGGGGTGGCTGAGCGACGCGCTCCCCGGCGAGCCGCGGGTCCGGATCGGCGCAATCTTGATCGTGCAGGCGCTCAGCAGTGCCGCGCTGTTCGTCGCCGTCGCCGCCACCGCGACGCCGCTGTCGGCGACGATCGTCTTCGCGGCGCTCGGCTTTTTCGTCCTCGGGAACACCGGCGTCTACTACTCCTGCATGGCGACGCTGGTCGGCGCCGACGAGATGGGCGGCGCGACCGCCGGCGGGCAACTGGCGCTGGTCGCCGGTTCGATCCTCGCGCCGCCCGCCTTCGGCTACCTCGCCGATACCGTCGGCTATCGGGCCTCGTGGTGGCTGCTGGCTGCCGGCTGCCTCGCCGCCGCCGGGCTGCTGGCGTACGCGATCCGCCTCGAGCCGCCGATCGACGAGCCGGCGATGGTCGAGTAA
- a CDS encoding CinA family protein gives MHEDIDLEYARDVGDALRETDGTLAVAESCTGGLIGATITAVPGASDYFDSGATTYAYDAKRRELGVSREALDEHGAVSAPVAREMARGVRDTADATWGVAATGVAGPSGGTEETPVGTVYVGIAYAGPWGSESSYATATRYEFDGDRAAVRAKTVEQALADLLEAIESRPSV, from the coding sequence ATGCACGAGGATATCGATCTCGAGTACGCGCGCGACGTCGGCGACGCGCTGCGGGAAACCGACGGCACGCTCGCGGTCGCCGAGTCCTGCACCGGCGGGCTGATCGGCGCGACGATCACGGCGGTGCCGGGCGCGAGCGACTACTTCGACTCCGGGGCGACGACCTACGCCTACGACGCCAAGCGCCGCGAACTCGGCGTCAGCCGGGAGGCGCTGGACGAACACGGCGCGGTCTCGGCGCCGGTGGCCCGCGAGATGGCCCGCGGCGTCCGCGACACCGCGGACGCGACCTGGGGCGTCGCCGCGACCGGCGTCGCCGGCCCCTCCGGCGGGACCGAGGAGACTCCGGTCGGAACGGTCTACGTCGGCATCGCCTACGCCGGCCCGTGGGGCAGCGAGTCGTCGTACGCCACCGCCACCCGCTACGAGTTCGACGGCGATCGGGCCGCCGTTCGAGCGAAAACCGTCGAACAGGCGCTCGCGGATCTGCTCGAGGCGATCGAATCGCGACCATCCGTTTGA
- a CDS encoding MATE family efflux transporter has translation MSPGSPSDEPDPSANDADSAADGDPDSRIGSDTEAGDSDDPRGSDGSDDPGEPDGPDLEPTLGDVSGSITEGSLVRPLFHLAWPIVVIQLLQVTYNVVDTLYLGRLSSDAVGAISLAFPLIFLLIAVAGGFTTAGAILVAQYTGASGDRSAGVVTGQTVSFVGLLSIVLGVVGYFYTRPALEILPSDQETAAAVIPLAADYMEIVFLGLPLMFGFFVFSALMRGYGDTRTPMLVMVVSVFINVVLDPFFIFGFQENPLFGWVGMTGLEESLYATTGFAGMGIEGAALATILARGVGTAIGLGLLFGTDLGPRASLEHLKPDLDLIEDIVRLGTPSMVEQSMSALAMISLTAMVVTFSPPIVSAYGLGNRLISIVFLPAMGLGRAIDTMVGQNLGADRADRAARSTWLAAATGSGIMLLVAVVAVAFTEPIVSAFLGDVDGAAETIAYGVEYVRVRSVEFAFIGVSQVMLGAFRGAGNTKTAMVISIITLWVGRVGTVFTLVFILGWGATGVWIGMAVGNVLGALVGVAWFTRGTWKEKYIEDEGVDAVAGSSAD, from the coding sequence ATGAGTCCCGGGAGCCCCTCCGACGAGCCGGACCCGTCCGCGAACGACGCCGATTCGGCGGCAGACGGCGATCCGGACTCGAGGATCGGATCGGATACCGAGGCCGGCGACTCCGACGACCCCCGTGGTTCCGATGGATCCGACGACCCGGGCGAACCGGACGGTCCCGACCTCGAGCCGACCCTCGGCGACGTGAGCGGCTCGATCACCGAGGGCAGCCTCGTGCGGCCGCTCTTTCACCTCGCCTGGCCGATCGTCGTCATCCAGCTGTTGCAGGTCACCTACAACGTCGTCGACACGCTCTATCTCGGCCGGCTCTCCTCCGACGCCGTCGGCGCGATCAGCCTCGCCTTTCCGCTGATCTTCCTGCTGATCGCCGTCGCCGGCGGCTTCACGACGGCGGGTGCGATTCTGGTCGCCCAGTACACCGGCGCGTCGGGCGACCGCTCCGCGGGCGTCGTAACCGGCCAGACCGTCTCCTTCGTCGGCCTGCTCTCGATCGTCCTCGGCGTCGTCGGCTACTTCTACACCCGGCCGGCGCTCGAGATCCTGCCCAGCGATCAGGAGACCGCCGCGGCCGTCATCCCGCTGGCGGCGGACTACATGGAGATCGTCTTCCTCGGGCTGCCGCTGATGTTCGGCTTCTTCGTCTTCTCCGCGCTGATGCGGGGCTACGGCGACACGCGAACGCCGATGCTCGTCATGGTCGTCTCGGTGTTCATCAACGTCGTCCTCGACCCGTTCTTCATCTTCGGCTTTCAGGAGAACCCGCTATTCGGCTGGGTCGGGATGACCGGCCTCGAGGAGAGCCTCTACGCGACGACCGGCTTCGCCGGCATGGGCATCGAGGGTGCCGCGCTCGCGACGATCCTCGCACGGGGCGTCGGCACCGCCATCGGGCTCGGACTGTTATTCGGGACCGACCTCGGCCCGCGGGCGAGTCTCGAGCACCTGAAGCCGGATCTCGACCTGATCGAGGACATCGTTCGCCTCGGGACGCCGAGCATGGTCGAGCAGAGCATGAGCGCGCTGGCGATGATTTCGCTGACGGCGATGGTCGTCACCTTCTCGCCGCCGATCGTCTCAGCCTACGGGCTCGGGAACCGGCTGATCTCGATCGTCTTCCTGCCCGCGATGGGCCTCGGCCGCGCGATCGACACGATGGTCGGCCAGAACCTCGGTGCGGATCGGGCCGATCGGGCCGCCCGCTCGACCTGGCTGGCCGCGGCGACCGGCTCCGGAATCATGCTGCTGGTCGCCGTCGTCGCGGTCGCGTTCACCGAGCCGATCGTGAGCGCGTTCCTCGGCGACGTCGACGGCGCGGCGGAAACGATCGCGTACGGCGTCGAGTACGTCCGGGTCCGGTCGGTCGAGTTCGCCTTCATCGGCGTCTCGCAGGTGATGCTCGGCGCGTTCCGCGGGGCCGGCAACACGAAGACCGCGATGGTCATCTCGATCATCACGCTGTGGGTCGGTCGCGTCGGCACCGTCTTCACGCTCGTGTTCATTCTCGGGTGGGGCGCGACCGGCGTCTGGATCGGGATGGCCGTCGGGAACGTTCTCGGGGCACTCGTCGGCGTCGCGTGGTTCACCCGGGGCACCTGGAAGGAGAAGTACATCGAGGACGAGGGCGTCGACGCCGTTGCGGGCAGCTCGGCGGACTGA
- a CDS encoding tautomerase family protein yields the protein MPLLQFDTTLSLSPDQKEAFADRVTAIYTEEMATTAGHVAVTIREHESAALHLGRAVEGPLCFLDAEIRRGRPFERKRAFALETMAFVGDRFDVPDENMKVVFTEHRGESMMGVDRVGGEWDGSGGGDGANGGE from the coding sequence ATGCCCCTCTTACAGTTCGACACGACCCTGTCACTGTCGCCCGACCAGAAAGAGGCATTCGCCGACCGCGTGACCGCCATCTACACCGAGGAGATGGCGACGACCGCGGGCCACGTCGCCGTGACGATCCGGGAACACGAGTCCGCGGCGCTGCACCTCGGGCGCGCCGTCGAGGGGCCGCTGTGCTTTCTCGACGCCGAGATCCGGCGAGGACGGCCGTTCGAGCGCAAGCGCGCGTTCGCCCTCGAGACGATGGCGTTCGTCGGCGATCGGTTCGACGTCCCGGACGAGAACATGAAGGTGGTCTTCACGGAACACCGCGGCGAGTCGATGATGGGCGTCGATCGAGTCGGCGGCGAGTGGGATGGGAGTGGCGGTGGAGACGGCGCCAACGGGGGCGAGTAA
- a CDS encoding metal-dependent hydrolase, with amino-acid sequence MNKKGHVLNAVLLGIGLGYLLEPTGDLTTFRTIVEIGVPVTLGAMVPDIDTAFGKHRKTLHNLPLLAGFVAFPYFFGNLEYVWIGILTHYVLDVAGSKRGIALFYPVWKKEFGLPIGVAVSSKRADLMMVAVTVGELLIAAAIVYQLPPLLDAGRQAFGL; translated from the coding sequence ATGAACAAGAAGGGACACGTGTTGAACGCCGTGCTGTTGGGTATCGGGTTGGGGTATCTGCTGGAGCCGACGGGGGATCTGACGACCTTCCGAACGATCGTCGAGATCGGCGTGCCGGTCACGCTCGGGGCCATGGTTCCGGACATCGACACGGCCTTCGGGAAACACCGCAAGACGCTGCACAACCTCCCGCTGCTCGCAGGGTTCGTCGCCTTCCCCTACTTCTTCGGGAACCTCGAGTACGTCTGGATCGGAATTCTGACGCACTACGTCCTCGACGTTGCGGGGAGCAAGCGCGGCATCGCGCTGTTCTACCCGGTCTGGAAGAAGGAGTTCGGCCTCCCGATCGGCGTCGCGGTCAGCAGCAAGCGCGCGGACCTCATGATGGTCGCCGTCACGGTCGGCGAGCTGCTGATCGCGGCTGCGATCGTCTATCAGTTACCACCGCTGCTTGATGCTGGACGACAGGCGTTCGGGCTGTAG
- a CDS encoding universal stress protein, translating to MYRVLLPVADDPARARGQVEAVLELPQAASEVFVDVLHVHDEAATADAEWAAGGFAESYEAEMDELRELQRIPEAVETAIDRLEDAGLEYAVHEATGDPAETILARADEYDSDAIVVGVRKRSPVGKVLFGSVAQAVILDSDRPVTVVPAASEAA from the coding sequence ATGTACCGCGTACTGCTTCCCGTCGCGGACGACCCGGCTCGAGCGCGCGGGCAGGTCGAAGCGGTCCTCGAGCTGCCGCAGGCTGCGTCCGAGGTCTTCGTCGACGTGCTCCACGTGCACGACGAGGCGGCGACGGCCGACGCCGAGTGGGCGGCCGGCGGCTTCGCGGAGTCCTACGAGGCGGAGATGGACGAACTGCGGGAGCTCCAGCGCATCCCGGAGGCCGTCGAAACGGCGATCGATCGCCTCGAGGACGCCGGTCTCGAGTACGCCGTCCACGAGGCGACGGGCGATCCGGCCGAGACGATTCTCGCGCGCGCCGACGAGTACGACAGCGACGCGATCGTCGTCGGCGTCCGCAAGCGATCGCCGGTCGGGAAGGTGCTGTTCGGCAGCGTCGCGCAGGCGGTCATCCTCGACAGCGATCGGCCGGTGACGGTCGTGCCGGCGGCGTCCGAGGCGGCGTAG
- a CDS encoding gamma carbonic anhydrase family protein — protein MVDSRTYPFEGAEPSIDDAARVSREAVLVGDVEVAAEASVWPGVVLRGDIGPVRIGRQTHVGDNATIHASRLADRVMIGHGAVLNDAVVEEGALVGFNATINTDVTVGSRSVVAAGTVVPDEYEIPSESFVRGVPAEITPLEETTIDPEAIFESFSSGEYTDLAQRHDQLFE, from the coding sequence ATGGTCGACAGCAGAACGTATCCGTTCGAGGGGGCGGAGCCGTCGATCGACGACGCGGCGCGGGTGAGTCGCGAGGCGGTGCTCGTCGGGGACGTCGAGGTAGCTGCTGAGGCGAGCGTCTGGCCCGGCGTCGTGCTGCGGGGCGACATCGGACCGGTCCGGATCGGCCGGCAGACCCACGTCGGGGACAACGCGACGATCCACGCCTCGCGGCTCGCGGACCGCGTCATGATCGGCCACGGGGCGGTCCTGAACGACGCCGTCGTCGAGGAAGGAGCGCTCGTCGGATTCAACGCGACGATCAACACCGACGTCACCGTCGGCAGCCGCTCCGTCGTGGCCGCCGGGACGGTCGTTCCGGACGAGTACGAGATCCCGTCCGAATCGTTCGTTCGGGGCGTTCCCGCCGAAATCACGCCCCTGGAGGAGACGACGATCGATCCCGAGGCCATCTTCGAGTCGTTCTCCTCGGGCGAGTACACCGATCTGGCGCAGCGACACGACCAGTTGTTCGAGTGA
- a CDS encoding DUF7139 domain-containing protein, whose product MTSLTEVYDGNGRGVSRRRLYAGSGLVLCGAVLAVVAVLVATTDLFADLVVGFTDWGMAEQFTVVRVAGVLAGMGVPAALVGVFIVLPAGRRVRAAAAISASLCLLGVVLFWHAYPENWRYGEQTLTLEVSAIYLLGLFTAVWCLFTAVVNFKTRNDPGGMLEMNVTRRNQTIVEVNEDDDSSGGLGGIGFLGGTPDGDVETQTNAAEGGGEAGDDGTTLSFDEPSGARQSTGGTQSPMSGAGTTPTSDGGTAASDISSPLDGGAATEASAEQFDAEIVESAGTGLSAPADAATGGSPDDHADRYCGNCRHFKYVRSSSEGMVPYCARHDAAMDDMDACDEWTPNRRE is encoded by the coding sequence ATGACAAGCCTGACGGAGGTCTACGACGGGAACGGCCGGGGCGTGAGCCGCCGGCGCCTGTACGCGGGCTCCGGTCTCGTCCTGTGCGGCGCCGTCCTCGCCGTCGTGGCCGTGCTCGTGGCAACGACCGATCTCTTCGCCGATCTCGTCGTCGGGTTCACCGACTGGGGAATGGCCGAGCAGTTCACGGTCGTCCGCGTCGCCGGCGTCCTCGCGGGCATGGGCGTCCCGGCCGCCCTCGTCGGCGTCTTCATCGTCCTGCCGGCGGGCCGTCGCGTCCGAGCGGCCGCCGCGATCAGCGCCAGCCTCTGCCTGCTCGGCGTCGTCCTGTTCTGGCACGCCTATCCCGAAAACTGGCGCTACGGCGAGCAGACCCTCACGCTCGAGGTCTCGGCCATCTACCTCCTCGGGCTCTTCACGGCCGTCTGGTGTCTGTTCACCGCCGTCGTCAACTTCAAGACGCGCAACGATCCGGGCGGCATGCTCGAGATGAACGTCACTCGCCGAAACCAGACGATCGTCGAGGTCAACGAGGACGACGACTCGTCGGGCGGACTCGGCGGGATCGGCTTCCTCGGCGGGACGCCGGACGGCGACGTCGAGACGCAGACGAACGCGGCCGAAGGGGGCGGCGAGGCTGGCGACGACGGAACGACGCTCTCGTTCGACGAGCCCTCTGGCGCGAGACAATCGACCGGGGGCACACAGTCGCCGATGTCCGGCGCCGGGACGACGCCGACGAGTGACGGCGGAACGGCGGCCTCGGACATCTCCTCGCCGCTCGACGGTGGCGCTGCAACCGAGGCGAGCGCCGAACAGTTCGACGCCGAAATCGTCGAGTCCGCGGGGACGGGACTGAGCGCCCCCGCCGACGCTGCCACCGGCGGCTCTCCCGACGATCACGCCGACCGCTACTGCGGCAACTGCCGACACTTCAAGTACGTCCGCTCGTCCTCCGAGGGGATGGTTCCCTACTGCGCCCGACACGACGCGGCGATGGACGACATGGACGCCTGCGACGAGTGGACGCCGAATCGACGCGAGTAG
- a CDS encoding SLC13 family permease, which translates to MTSSFRETVLSAVRRLWATLWRYNAQTKSYLSLDAPAIARDMECLSDDERQLARAAFPDGGRGPGDDSGSRSGTGDSGGSGTAAGDSGGTGSGGTDGGSSNAGDDDDDDGDGSSFDVSGAYGRRQQVGFVLGPALFALIYLSPTPEGLTAAGKAVAAVTAWVAVWWMSEAIPIPATSLLPIVLFPLTGALPVEDTTPSYADPIIFLFMGGFFLAMAMQRWGLHRRIALRTIKAVGTEPSRLILGFMIATAFLSMWVSNSATVMMMVPIALAVIYQTADLAAEAGLEIDTREGEFSFGIALMLCIAYGASVGGVGTLIGTPPNILFAGQASELFDATISFAEWMLYGVPIAIVGIATVYVYVTRLAVAPEFDELPIGAGTIDSELEELGPMGRQERLVLVVFVAMALSWIGGSLLGQFESVPGIVPGALTSLLEPIFTAPIPDDVDTIVAIGGSLVLFTVPTRTEEGEHTFLLNWASAVDIPWGVILLFGGGLAIASGFGDTGLAAWIGEQLQLLEGVSMIVLLLAVVVMTVFLTEVTSNTATTAMLMPILAGVAVGIGVHPYGLMIAGATAASFAFMLPVATPPNAIVFGSGYITLPQMARVGVGLNVIGIALITLVALVWLPLAWGIDLGTLPTEFVEAWSG; encoded by the coding sequence ATGACGTCTTCGTTCCGAGAGACGGTCCTGTCCGCCGTTCGCAGGCTGTGGGCGACCCTGTGGCGATACAACGCGCAGACGAAATCGTATCTCTCCCTCGACGCGCCGGCGATCGCGAGGGACATGGAGTGTCTCTCGGACGACGAACGACAGCTCGCTCGAGCGGCGTTCCCGGACGGCGGTCGCGGACCGGGTGACGATTCCGGTTCCCGATCCGGTACCGGTGATTCGGGTGGTTCCGGGACGGCTGCAGGTGATTCCGGCGGCACTGGTAGTGGTGGCACCGACGGTGGCAGTAGCAACGCCGGCGACGACGACGATGACGACGGCGACGGCTCCTCGTTCGACGTCAGCGGCGCGTACGGCCGCCGCCAGCAGGTCGGATTCGTCCTCGGCCCAGCCCTGTTCGCGCTCATCTACCTTTCGCCGACGCCCGAGGGACTGACCGCGGCGGGAAAGGCCGTCGCCGCCGTCACCGCCTGGGTCGCCGTCTGGTGGATGTCCGAAGCCATTCCGATCCCCGCAACGTCGCTGCTGCCGATCGTCCTCTTTCCGCTGACGGGTGCGCTCCCCGTCGAAGACACGACGCCGTCCTACGCGGACCCGATCATCTTCCTGTTCATGGGCGGCTTTTTCCTCGCGATGGCGATGCAGCGGTGGGGGCTCCACCGGCGCATCGCCCTCCGGACGATCAAGGCCGTCGGCACCGAGCCCTCGAGACTCATCCTCGGGTTTATGATCGCGACCGCGTTCCTCTCGATGTGGGTCTCCAACAGCGCGACGGTGATGATGATGGTCCCGATCGCGCTGGCGGTCATCTACCAGACCGCGGACCTGGCCGCGGAAGCCGGCCTCGAGATCGATACTCGGGAGGGCGAGTTCTCGTTCGGCATCGCGCTGATGCTCTGTATCGCCTACGGCGCGTCGGTCGGCGGCGTCGGGACGCTCATCGGGACGCCGCCGAACATCCTCTTCGCCGGCCAGGCCAGCGAACTGTTCGACGCGACGATTTCCTTCGCCGAGTGGATGCTCTACGGGGTTCCGATCGCGATCGTCGGCATAGCGACCGTCTACGTCTACGTCACGCGGCTGGCGGTCGCCCCGGAGTTCGACGAACTCCCCATCGGAGCCGGCACGATCGACAGCGAACTCGAGGAGCTCGGTCCGATGGGTCGACAGGAGCGACTGGTGCTCGTCGTCTTCGTCGCGATGGCGCTGTCCTGGATCGGCGGCAGCTTGCTCGGGCAGTTCGAGTCCGTCCCCGGGATCGTGCCCGGCGCACTGACGTCGCTGCTCGAGCCGATATTCACGGCGCCGATTCCGGACGACGTCGACACGATCGTCGCCATCGGCGGCTCGCTCGTGCTGTTTACCGTGCCGACGAGGACCGAGGAGGGTGAACACACCTTCCTGCTGAACTGGGCCAGTGCGGTCGACATTCCGTGGGGCGTCATCCTCCTGTTCGGCGGCGGCCTCGCGATCGCCAGCGGCTTCGGCGACACCGGCCTCGCCGCTTGGATCGGCGAACAGCTCCAGCTACTCGAGGGCGTGTCGATGATCGTCCTCCTGCTCGCCGTCGTCGTGATGACGGTCTTTCTCACCGAAGTCACGTCGAACACGGCGACGACGGCGATGCTGATGCCGATCCTCGCCGGGGTCGCGGTCGGGATCGGCGTCCACCCCTACGGCCTGATGATCGCGGGCGCGACGGCGGCCTCGTTCGCGTTCATGCTCCCGGTCGCGACGCCGCCGAACGCGATCGTCTTCGGCAGCGGCTACATCACGCTGCCCCAAATGGCCCGCGTCGGCGTCGGGCTCAACGTTATCGGCATCGCGCTGATCACGCTGG
- a CDS encoding ArsA family ATPase: MSGIDVEPVDESEAHDTATDGDDNTIEVTPTDSVDDADRETIDVEPSDEPIEGPDYILYGGKGGVGKTTMAAATALDSARGGTSTLVVSTDPAHSLSDTFETEVPAEPGRIRDDIPLYAAEIDPEAAMEQGKTAMFGGSGGPGEGDAAGEGPMGMGAGADSGPGAGAGPGAGGPLGDLGGLGEMLGGESPMEALFGGAMPGADEAAAMQLLLEYMDDPRFERVVVDTAPTGHTLRLLKLPELMDTMMGRIIKLRQRLSGMFEGMKGLFGGQEPPEDESDLEDLDELRDRIERLRAVLQDPARTDFRIVMIPEEMSVFESKRLRQQLQEFDIPVGTIVVNRVMEPLSDVTDDVQGEFLQPNLEDCEFCQRRWDVQQGALAEAQDLFRGTDVRRVPLFADEVRGEGMLEVVAACLR, encoded by the coding sequence ATGAGCGGAATCGACGTCGAGCCGGTCGACGAGAGCGAGGCGCACGACACGGCCACGGACGGCGACGACAACACGATCGAGGTGACGCCGACGGACTCGGTCGACGATGCGGACCGCGAAACGATCGACGTCGAGCCGTCCGACGAGCCCATCGAAGGGCCCGACTACATCCTCTACGGCGGGAAGGGCGGCGTCGGCAAGACGACGATGGCGGCCGCGACCGCGCTCGACAGCGCCCGCGGCGGCACCAGCACGCTCGTCGTCTCGACTGACCCCGCGCACTCGCTGTCGGATACGTTCGAGACCGAAGTCCCCGCAGAGCCCGGCCGGATCCGCGACGACATCCCCCTCTACGCGGCCGAGATCGACCCCGAAGCCGCGATGGAGCAGGGGAAGACGGCGATGTTCGGCGGATCTGGCGGTCCCGGCGAGGGAGACGCCGCGGGCGAGGGTCCGATGGGGATGGGAGCGGGCGCCGATTCAGGCCCCGGCGCCGGCGCCGGACCCGGGGCCGGCGGCCCCCTCGGGGACCTCGGCGGCCTCGGCGAGATGCTCGGCGGCGAGTCCCCCATGGAAGCGCTGTTCGGCGGCGCGATGCCCGGCGCCGACGAGGCCGCTGCCATGCAACTCCTGCTCGAGTACATGGACGACCCTCGATTCGAGCGCGTGGTCGTCGACACCGCGCCGACGGGCCACACCCTCCGGCTGCTGAAACTGCCCGAACTGATGGACACCATGATGGGGCGCATCATCAAACTCCGCCAGCGGCTCAGCGGCATGTTCGAGGGGATGAAGGGACTGTTCGGCGGCCAGGAGCCGCCCGAGGACGAGAGCGACCTCGAGGATCTGGACGAACTCCGCGATCGGATCGAGCGGCTCCGCGCGGTCCTGCAGGATCCTGCACGGACGGACTTTCGGATCGTCATGATCCCCGAGGAGATGAGCGTCTTCGAGTCCAAGCGCCTGCGCCAACAACTCCAGGAGTTCGACATTCCCGTCGGCACGATCGTCGTCAACCGCGTGATGGAACCCCTCTCGGACGTGACCGACGACGTGCAGGGTGAGTTCCTCCAGCCGAACCTCGAGGACTGCGAGTTCTGCCAGCGTCGCTGGGACGTCCAGCAGGGCGCGCTCGCGGAGGCTCAGGACCTGTTCCGCGGCACCGACGTCCGCCGCGTCCCGCTGTTCGCCGACGAGGTCCGCGGCGAGGGGATGCTCGAGGTCGTCGCGGCCTGTCTGCGGTAA
- a CDS encoding pyridoxal phosphate-dependent aminotransferase: protein MEYETPLFFRVMQYASSADRDVIDMVSGNPDWNPPEALREGLHEYADLESSAFQYPPSDGLRELREEIAARRGVDVEQVVVTNGAGEANYLAMARALERDRGDEVLLTDPVYPYYPGKTTMLGGTQRFVAADEDGQLDPADVRAAASEETGAIVVNSPNNPTGAVYPEETIRELVAIAEEYDAILVSDEVYDHYDLSGTFSSALAVDSDHRIVTNAFSKSLAITGFRVGYAIFPPELVEAARSRHMLVNVAGSRPAQYAVLRALRETDPAYYEANRELLRERVETFTDALDAAGAEYTTPEGSFYVLARFEDYPGTLENVFQLIDEAGVAGMPGNAFGESRSDWLRFALVTPRVEEAAERLATYFA from the coding sequence ATGGAGTACGAGACGCCGCTGTTCTTTCGCGTCATGCAGTACGCCTCGAGCGCGGACCGCGACGTCATCGACATGGTCAGCGGGAACCCCGACTGGAACCCGCCCGAAGCGCTGCGCGAGGGACTGCACGAGTACGCCGACCTCGAGTCCTCGGCGTTCCAGTACCCGCCCAGCGACGGCCTGCGCGAGCTGCGCGAGGAGATCGCCGCCCGACGCGGCGTCGACGTCGAGCAGGTCGTCGTCACCAACGGCGCGGGCGAGGCCAACTACCTCGCGATGGCCCGGGCCTTGGAGCGCGACCGCGGGGACGAAGTCCTGCTGACCGACCCCGTCTACCCCTACTACCCCGGGAAGACGACGATGCTCGGCGGGACCCAGCGGTTCGTCGCCGCCGACGAGGACGGGCAACTCGATCCGGCGGACGTGCGCGCGGCCGCGAGCGAGGAGACGGGTGCGATCGTGGTCAACTCGCCGAACAACCCCACGGGTGCAGTCTACCCCGAAGAAACGATCCGGGAACTCGTCGCCATCGCCGAGGAGTACGATGCGATCCTCGTCAGCGACGAGGTGTACGACCACTACGACCTCTCGGGGACCTTCTCGAGCGCGCTCGCGGTCGACTCCGATCACCGGATCGTCACCAACGCCTTCTCGAAGTCCCTGGCGATCACCGGCTTCCGGGTGGGCTACGCGATCTTCCCGCCTGAGCTGGTCGAGGCGGCCAGGAGCCGCCACATGCTGGTCAACGTGGCCGGGAGCCGGCCGGCCCAGTACGCGGTCCTGCGGGCGCTCCGGGAGACCGACCCCGCGTACTACGAGGCGAACCGCGAACTCCTGCGCGAGCGCGTAGAGACGTTCACCGACGCCTTGGACGCCGCGGGCGCCGAGTACACGACGCCCGAGGGCTCGTTCTACGTGCTGGCGCGCTTCGAGGACTACCCCGGGACGCTCGAGAACGTCTTCCAACTGATCGACGAGGCCGGTGTCGCGGGGATGCCCGGCAACGCTTTCGGCGAGTCGCGGTCGGACTGGCTGCGCTTCGCGCTGGTGACGCCCCGCGTCGAGGAGGCGGCAGAGCGGCTGGCGACGTACTTCGCGTGA